Within the Miscanthus floridulus cultivar M001 chromosome 2, ASM1932011v1, whole genome shotgun sequence genome, the region CTTAATGCCTTTGAGGATGCTGCGTTTGTGACCGTATGCATCTGCCAATTGCAGTTGCTTCAGGTTCCTGATTTGGTAACTGctgctatttttttttgtttagtaCATGCAGACTCTTTATTGATTTTTCTAATTCATGTTGGATCTGGTTTTCGTGTTACCAATGCAAATTCAATTCAAATACAGGCATATAAAATATGGAGTTAAATGCATCAaaggtccattaacttgtgaggaggttgAGGTTTCGGTTAGATCCATCAACTTCCAAAGTgtctttttgggtccataaactttgtacgccGTATCACCTAGGTCTATACCCCTCCACGTTGGATTCTCTTGCTGacgtggcatgatgccgtggccatGCAGGCCAGCCGCAGCCCCGCGGGCGCTCGAGCAGAAGCAGGTGGACGGCGCCGCGCCACTCCACTTTGAAAGTTTGTATCTCTCCAATCATGCCGAATTAGACTTTgacactttaagcaaagttggagatctcgcaTAGCTCTACAACATTATGCCAAAACTAAATGGgtgccaaaactaaacggatTCGGATTTAAGAGAGGACAAAGATTAATGTTTCCGTGTATTTTTGCGGTAGTATTGCATGAATACAAAGCGCGGCCTCACGGACGACGGCGGCTGCGACCTGCTGCTGCCGGTCCTGCGCCATGACGACGACATACACCTCGGCCTCGTAGAAGCAGTGCGACGACGAGGACGTGAGCGGGCCCTGTCCCTGGGCGCCACCGGACCCGCCCGCCCCTCCGCCCCCGCACCCGCCCCTGCgccagcgcccgcgccggccccTCCGCACGGCCGGGGTGGTGGTAGCATGGAGATCGTCCCCTACAGCTACAGCAGCGGCCACGACCTGGAGCTGGAGCTGCCGCCGTTTGACGTGAAGCGCCAGGACTCGCTCTACCGCGACGCCACCATGCCAGCGCAcgccggccaccacggacaggtaCCCGCATGCTGGTCGCTGGATGGCATGGCAAACCAGCTCGCTACGCTGCTCACTGCTTCTCTACAATTTAGTATACTCGTATACTTGGTCCTGGGATTAATAAGAGCAACTTGTTTTGCCAACGTACGTATATAATCTGATGATTGAAtgtacatgcatgcatgggtACCCTACACCGTACACAGGAGAGCTGGGTTCGGACGCTACGGCTGGCGTTCCAGTGCGTGGGCATCCTCTACGCCGACCTCGGCATGTCGCCGCTCTACGTCTACGCCAACACCTTCAAGTATGGCGTCAAGCATGAGGACGACGTCCTCGGCGTGCTGTCCATTATCATCTACAGCTTCATCCTCTTCACCATGATCAAGATCGTCTTCATCGCGCACTACGCCAACGATGACGGTGACGGTACGTACGTGCAAGTGCATGCAAACGGCCTTTGACACTAGACAGGGAGGGCCCGCGCCTACCGGTACGACGCCAGCAGACTGCCCGTCGTGGTCCTTCTACGGCACGACCGCGGACTGCTCTCTCTCGCCGACCTTGCCGCCGCCActcactaccggagactgtgtagttaccgagtgctccgacaattaccgagtgtcaaaagtcggggcactcggaaaacattacttac harbors:
- the LOC136539009 gene encoding uncharacterized protein; the encoded protein is MNTKRGLTDDGGCDLLLPVLRHDDDIHLGLVEAVRRRGRERALSLGATGPARPSAPAPAPAPAPAPAPPHGRGGGSMEIVPYSYSSGHDLELELPPFDVKRQDSLYRDATMPAHAGHHGQESWVRTLRLAFQCVGILYADLGMSPLYVYANTFKYGVKHEDDVLGVLSIIIYSFILFTMIKIVFIAHYANDDGDDTHTPHARASPPHRRRPPRRRLPAVPRTCARALHANAGASPPSPAPPHRRDRLLPSTPSPPPLHAVAEPARAVEDEAAGEGLRRAEAPARRRQGRQRRPPLPQQEAPGRQRRPPPLHHRRHRTVPHSRRHRERKGCNLIHCRGLLLIYLLILQFQFFMHTGKCQFSYVCCFGVNCCI